A region of Halalkaliarchaeum desulfuricum DNA encodes the following proteins:
- a CDS encoding ABC transporter permease, whose protein sequence is MSFERRTRVWRGIRVPELLVPALLGGLILVYFLLPFVTFLYRTGTADVLSGLATPEAQLAIRNSLLTAPVTTAIATVLGVPLAYVLARKSFPGKRLVEALVIMPLIVPPVVGGAMILTAVGRFTPLGSAAAAAGIPLTDSLAGVILAQLFVAAPFVIITARAGFGAIDVRVEQASRSLGYGPVSTFWNVSLPLARGAILAGIILTFARAIGEFGATMMVAYNPRTMPTRIWVEFIAGGIDAIVPLALALFAITLGVLALVQRFGRVPTVIDR, encoded by the coding sequence GTGAGCTTCGAACGGCGAACGCGGGTGTGGCGCGGGATCCGCGTCCCCGAGCTGCTGGTTCCCGCGCTGCTGGGTGGGCTGATCCTCGTGTACTTCCTGTTGCCGTTCGTGACGTTCCTCTACCGGACCGGGACCGCCGACGTGCTCTCGGGGCTGGCCACGCCGGAGGCACAGCTCGCGATCCGGAACTCGCTTCTCACTGCTCCGGTCACCACCGCGATCGCGACCGTTCTCGGCGTCCCACTCGCGTACGTCCTCGCCCGGAAGTCGTTCCCCGGCAAGCGGCTGGTGGAGGCGCTGGTGATCATGCCGCTGATCGTCCCGCCGGTCGTCGGCGGCGCGATGATCCTGACAGCAGTCGGGCGGTTTACGCCCCTGGGTTCGGCGGCCGCCGCCGCGGGGATCCCGCTTACCGATAGTCTCGCAGGCGTGATCCTCGCACAGCTGTTCGTCGCCGCCCCGTTCGTCATCATCACCGCCCGGGCCGGGTTCGGCGCGATCGACGTCCGGGTCGAGCAGGCCTCGCGGTCGCTGGGGTACGGACCGGTGTCGACGTTCTGGAACGTCTCGCTGCCGCTGGCCCGTGGGGCGATCCTCGCGGGGATCATCCTCACGTTCGCGCGGGCGATCGGGGAATTCGGCGCCACCATGATGGTCGCGTACAACCCGCGAACAATGCCCACCCGGATCTGGGTGGAGTTCATCGCCGGCGGGATCGACGCGATCGTCCCGCTTGCACTCGCGCTGTTTGCGATCACGCTCGGCGTGCTCGCGCTCGTCCAGCGCTTCGGTCGCGTGCCGACGGTGATCGACCGGTGA
- a CDS encoding extracellular solute-binding protein: MERHEGADPSGNRSRLSAAAGPGGTGNGPGRRRFLRGLGGGIAAVGAGLPALAGCLGAAAESVSVLAAGSLAHTFEDHVGPAFEERTGIALHGEYYGSNAVMRMVEDRTKHPDVVVSADATLLRDRLYDGFVDWDVEFATNVLGIGYNPNTDLGTGLERGEPWYDLVRGLPEGDLTIGEPDLDPLGYRAVQAFELAETEYGLDGFREEMLEQTYREPEEPQMMAGVSTGARAGAVVYGNMAVDHGMPFHEFPPAYNFAEPELADHYATAVFVTDEEGYEAVGRPILYNAAVPDDADTPDAGRQLVAFLMDRPDLLIDAGLRVPDSLPRAFGAPPGEVEP, encoded by the coding sequence ATGGAGCGACACGAAGGCGCCGATCCCTCCGGAAACCGATCCCGTCTTTCCGCCGCCGCGGGTCCGGGCGGAACCGGCAATGGGCCAGGTCGACGCCGGTTTCTCCGCGGTCTCGGCGGAGGCATCGCGGCGGTGGGGGCGGGCCTTCCGGCGCTTGCAGGCTGTCTCGGGGCGGCCGCCGAATCGGTGAGCGTCCTGGCTGCGGGCAGCCTCGCGCACACCTTCGAGGACCACGTCGGGCCGGCGTTCGAGGAACGGACCGGCATCGCCCTCCACGGCGAGTATTACGGGTCGAACGCGGTGATGCGGATGGTCGAGGACAGGACCAAACACCCGGACGTCGTCGTGAGCGCGGACGCGACGCTCCTCCGCGACCGCCTGTACGACGGGTTCGTCGACTGGGACGTCGAGTTCGCGACGAACGTTCTCGGGATCGGCTACAACCCCAACACCGACCTGGGAACGGGGCTCGAACGCGGCGAGCCGTGGTACGATCTCGTCCGGGGGCTGCCCGAGGGTGACCTCACGATCGGCGAGCCGGACCTGGATCCGCTGGGGTACCGGGCAGTGCAGGCGTTCGAACTCGCCGAGACGGAATACGGACTGGATGGGTTCCGCGAGGAGATGCTCGAACAGACGTACCGGGAGCCAGAGGAGCCACAGATGATGGCGGGCGTCTCGACGGGTGCACGAGCAGGCGCCGTCGTCTACGGCAACATGGCCGTCGATCACGGGATGCCCTTCCACGAGTTCCCGCCGGCGTACAACTTCGCGGAACCGGAGTTGGCCGACCACTATGCGACGGCGGTGTTCGTCACGGACGAAGAGGGGTACGAGGCGGTCGGGCGGCCGATCCTGTACAACGCAGCAGTCCCGGACGACGCCGACACCCCCGACGCGGGTCGGCAACTCGTGGCGTTCCTGATGGACAGGCCGGACCTCCTGATCGACGCCGGGCTCCGCGTCCCCGACTCGCTGCCGCGAGCGTTCGGGGCGCCGCCCGGGGAGGTGGAGCCGTGA
- a CDS encoding DUF4349 domain-containing protein, whose product MQRRTLAVVALAVLLLGAGCVGSAPLSDDADSAAVEEAADAEEAAEVAADDTAEDAAVEVEGETFATTASTDSATAPQPAPDRDLIFTGSVELEVDSYETADGEIRAIVADHDGFVSDSARQVHERDNETWTTGELVVRVPSDSFDEAVEEISDVGEVQSVATDSEDVTDQLVDIEARLENLRAERDQYRKLYEEANETEDVLAVQERLSATQEEIERLEARQRALEQQVAYATITVSLAEPTPEPERPDPDAWYDTAVTEAFLESVSGVTTVLRASVVATAYAAPYALTFGAPFVVALGGVLVWRSRR is encoded by the coding sequence ATGCAGAGACGAACGCTTGCGGTCGTGGCGCTTGCGGTGCTGCTGCTCGGGGCCGGCTGTGTCGGTAGTGCACCGCTTTCCGACGACGCGGACTCGGCGGCGGTCGAAGAAGCGGCCGACGCGGAAGAAGCAGCCGAGGTCGCTGCTGACGACACTGCGGAGGACGCGGCGGTCGAAGTCGAAGGGGAGACGTTCGCGACGACGGCATCGACGGATTCGGCGACGGCCCCACAGCCGGCGCCGGACAGGGACCTGATATTCACCGGTAGTGTCGAGCTCGAAGTCGACTCTTATGAGACGGCTGACGGGGAGATCCGGGCGATCGTCGCGGATCACGACGGGTTCGTGAGCGACTCGGCCAGGCAGGTCCACGAACGCGACAACGAGACGTGGACCACCGGAGAGCTGGTCGTCCGGGTGCCCAGCGACTCCTTCGACGAGGCGGTCGAGGAGATCAGTGACGTCGGCGAGGTGCAGTCGGTGGCGACCGACTCCGAGGACGTGACCGACCAGCTGGTCGACATCGAGGCGCGCCTCGAGAACCTCCGGGCCGAGCGGGACCAGTACCGGAAGCTGTACGAGGAGGCCAACGAGACCGAGGACGTGCTCGCGGTCCAGGAGCGTCTCTCTGCCACACAGGAGGAGATCGAACGGCTCGAGGCCCGCCAGCGCGCGCTCGAACAGCAGGTCGCGTACGCGACGATCACCGTCTCGCTCGCCGAACCGACGCCCGAGCCGGAGCGGCCCGATCCCGACGCCTGGTACGACACGGCGGTGACGGAGGCGTTCCTCGAGTCGGTCTCGGGCGTGACGACTGTTCTGCGAGCGAGCGTCGTTGCGACGGCGTACGCGGCGCCGTACGCCCTGACGTTCGGAGCACCGTTCGTGGTCGCGCTCGGCGGGGTGCTCGTCTGGCGATCGCGACGGTGA
- a CDS encoding DUF5788 family protein: MKEYKRKGLLERVNREAATVGASIPETIELDGEQIQLRSFVFEIKRRETIPPGERERVETAKRNLRRERRRRFDRLESEEMSYAEGEQLAETIVGIDRALEALEGLEPVDLEAEEQRREAADRKRWMSFLRQALGHDDDANRRF, encoded by the coding sequence GTGAAAGAGTACAAGCGCAAGGGGCTGCTCGAGCGCGTGAACCGGGAGGCAGCCACGGTCGGCGCGTCGATCCCGGAGACGATCGAACTCGACGGCGAACAGATCCAGTTGCGGTCGTTCGTCTTCGAGATCAAGCGCCGGGAGACGATCCCCCCGGGCGAGCGCGAGCGGGTCGAAACCGCAAAGCGAAACCTCCGTCGGGAACGCCGCAGGCGGTTCGACAGACTCGAAAGCGAGGAGATGAGCTACGCCGAGGGAGAACAGCTTGCGGAGACGATCGTCGGAATCGATCGCGCACTCGAGGCGCTCGAAGGGCTCGAGCCGGTCGACCTCGAAGCCGAAGAGCAACGCAGGGAGGCGGCCGACCGGAAGCGATGGATGTCGTTTCTGCGGCAGGCGCTTGGCCACGACGACGACGCGAACCGGCGCTTTTGA
- a CDS encoding amidohydrolase family protein gives MLELEHGFRIVDVGVRLDPDQEAVTRRGRDITPERLERELHQAGVVRAIVAPGPRESGGYLRLNNAVARLSVDRPFMAFARLGGPRVPDSSTLGRVRNLAVKREPYHADPEDVEQYAYDDRFHGFLLDPAQDGLPESDVLEMLAEVGSPVLVRGGVRFPPHAVEEFVLDYEFPVVLSGFGGFPLNRELMGAAIELLSAHDELYLDTRFVRFRDPMERALREHPDRVLFASGAPDSHPDVAVMEILTLDVPEDAMRRAFSKNPGRVISGLAGSE, from the coding sequence ATGCTGGAACTGGAGCATGGCTTCCGGATCGTCGACGTGGGTGTGCGCCTCGATCCGGATCAGGAGGCAGTCACCCGGCGGGGACGGGACATCACCCCCGAACGGCTCGAACGGGAACTCCACCAGGCCGGAGTCGTTCGAGCGATCGTCGCGCCGGGCCCCAGAGAGTCGGGAGGATATCTCCGGTTGAACAACGCGGTCGCGCGCCTGAGCGTCGACCGGCCCTTCATGGCGTTCGCCCGGCTCGGGGGCCCCCGCGTCCCGGACTCGTCGACGCTCGGCCGGGTCCGGAACCTCGCAGTCAAGCGGGAGCCGTACCACGCCGATCCCGAAGACGTCGAGCAGTACGCCTACGACGACCGCTTTCACGGGTTCCTCCTCGATCCAGCCCAGGACGGGCTCCCCGAGAGCGACGTCCTCGAAATGCTTGCCGAGGTCGGTTCACCCGTGCTCGTCAGAGGTGGGGTCAGATTCCCCCCGCACGCGGTCGAGGAGTTCGTCCTCGACTACGAGTTTCCGGTCGTCCTCTCCGGGTTCGGCGGATTCCCCCTGAACCGCGAACTCATGGGGGCGGCGATCGAACTCCTGTCGGCACACGACGAACTGTACCTCGACACGCGGTTCGTCCGGTTCCGCGACCCGATGGAGCGGGCGCTCCGGGAACATCCCGATCGAGTGCTGTTCGCCAGCGGGGCGCCCGACTCCCATCCAGACGTGGCGGTGATGGAGATTCTCACCCTCGATGTCCCCGAGGACGCGATGCGTCGGGCGTTCTCGAAGAACCCCGGACGGGTGATATCGGGGCTCGCCGGGAGCGAGTGA
- a CDS encoding FlaD/FlaE family flagellar protein, with protein MGIETPVVPATTVAWLAATLGLVGVSILDRLLNNGGGDGDPLDGDFDDAGDEDDDPLDGDFDDAGDGDDDPLDGDFDDAGDDEEGTDTDELEKRLDELENEVATLSSTVTTVRSENAEISETVEDIEEDVQNLLDTHEMVAERTNPFVDGERYDGEGLGDEADATDTVTTETDMNDEDKSFSELKEEYDAGEADWADDARERDEVSVEPIPNEMEEKSDPTSETEPEPDPEQDPNSVSAGQGFDPETGRDPAAAGRRNRRQGEEGYEYVNTGGMANQEKPYLTSLPGDYVGDLVVMEWLEFLVSNADVTDAVRAVNYYERVKWITPEVAEDLREFLSGFGRVDLNLVDQPGTDVLTREHHTQSLRYIMQLNGATAHSVLLDRWDEFGSGAAFGGPATGSESSASGGARSGNGSGQSEPHAGSRGDEN; from the coding sequence ATGGGTATCGAAACGCCGGTCGTGCCCGCGACGACCGTCGCGTGGCTGGCGGCCACGCTCGGACTCGTCGGGGTTAGCATCCTCGACCGTCTCCTCAACAACGGCGGCGGGGATGGCGACCCACTCGACGGCGACTTCGACGACGCCGGCGACGAGGATGACGACCCACTCGACGGCGACTTCGACGACGCCGGCGACGGGGATGACGACCCACTCGACGGCGACTTCGACGACGCCGGCGACGACGAGGAAGGAACCGACACCGACGAGCTGGAAAAGCGGCTTGACGAACTGGAAAACGAGGTCGCGACCCTCTCTTCGACCGTCACGACGGTCCGATCGGAGAACGCCGAAATCTCCGAGACGGTCGAGGACATCGAGGAGGACGTCCAGAATCTGCTGGACACCCACGAGATGGTGGCCGAGAGAACCAACCCGTTCGTCGACGGCGAAAGGTACGATGGCGAGGGACTCGGCGACGAGGCTGACGCAACCGACACCGTCACCACGGAGACCGACATGAACGACGAAGACAAGAGTTTCAGCGAGCTAAAAGAGGAGTACGACGCCGGAGAGGCCGACTGGGCAGACGATGCCCGCGAGAGAGACGAAGTGTCGGTCGAGCCGATCCCGAACGAGATGGAAGAAAAGTCGGATCCGACGTCTGAAACGGAACCGGAACCGGATCCCGAACAGGATCCGAATTCGGTGTCGGCGGGACAAGGGTTCGACCCGGAGACCGGTCGGGATCCGGCGGCGGCCGGCAGGCGAAACCGGAGACAGGGCGAAGAGGGGTACGAGTACGTCAACACCGGCGGAATGGCGAACCAGGAGAAGCCATACCTTACGTCGCTACCGGGCGATTACGTGGGCGATCTCGTCGTGATGGAGTGGCTGGAATTTCTGGTCTCCAACGCCGACGTCACCGACGCAGTGCGGGCGGTCAACTACTACGAGCGAGTCAAGTGGATCACCCCGGAGGTCGCCGAGGACCTCCGGGAGTTCCTCTCGGGGTTCGGTCGGGTCGACCTCAACCTGGTCGATCAGCCCGGAACCGACGTGCTCACCCGCGAACACCACACACAGAGCCTCCGGTACATCATGCAGCTGAACGGAGCGACGGCACACTCGGTGCTGCTCGATCGGTGGGACGAGTTCGGGAGTGGAGCCGCCTTCGGTGGTCCGGCGACGGGCAGCGAAAGTTCCGCCTCCGGCGGCGCTCGGTCCGGCAACGGTTCCGGCCAGTCCGAGCCGCACGCCGGAAGTCGGGGCGATGAGAATTAA
- a CDS encoding DUF7521 family protein, with protein MQLVEGLYLATTAALVAAGLAMVWLALRAYAETHRQSMVHLSIGFTLVVGAAIATTISAFVTDFESVRSLLLVNNGLTASGFAFILYSLTIHE; from the coding sequence ATGCAACTCGTGGAAGGCCTGTATCTGGCCACCACGGCGGCACTCGTCGCGGCGGGTCTGGCCATGGTCTGGCTCGCCCTTCGGGCGTACGCCGAGACACACCGACAGTCGATGGTCCACCTCTCGATCGGCTTCACGCTGGTCGTCGGCGCCGCGATCGCGACCACGATAAGCGCCTTTGTCACCGATTTCGAGAGCGTTCGGTCGTTACTGCTGGTGAACAACGGGCTGACCGCCTCCGGGTTCGCGTTCATTCTGTACAGCCTGACCATCCACGAGTGA
- the pdo gene encoding protein disulfide oxidoreductase, which yields MSLLTDENKRQIGELLERMDEPVTIHTFTDDCETCEECLEFNREMAETSELLSVEEHEFDGEAAEEYGATKYDHGPVQVLEGGDVSGVNYFGLPTGQEINSYITDIVELSTGDPDLSVDLIEAVQEIDEPVEITVFVTPTCPHCPGAVQTAHRFAMVNEHVTGEMIQSQEFMEVAQEYGVRGVPQINVNGSDGEFTGNLPPQQFLSEVKNAL from the coding sequence ATGTCACTGCTGACCGACGAGAACAAGCGGCAGATCGGCGAACTCCTGGAACGGATGGACGAGCCGGTGACGATCCACACGTTCACCGACGACTGCGAAACCTGCGAGGAGTGTCTCGAGTTCAACCGAGAGATGGCCGAAACGTCCGAGCTGCTCTCGGTCGAGGAACACGAGTTCGACGGCGAGGCCGCCGAGGAGTACGGCGCCACCAAGTACGACCACGGTCCGGTGCAGGTGCTCGAGGGCGGCGACGTCTCCGGGGTGAACTACTTCGGGCTCCCGACGGGCCAGGAGATCAACTCTTACATCACTGACATCGTGGAGCTGTCCACCGGCGATCCCGATCTCTCTGTGGACCTGATCGAGGCGGTCCAGGAGATCGACGAGCCGGTCGAGATTACCGTCTTCGTCACGCCCACGTGCCCGCACTGCCCGGGCGCGGTCCAGACGGCCCACCGGTTTGCGATGGTCAACGAGCACGTCACCGGCGAGATGATCCAGTCCCAGGAGTTCATGGAGGTCGCTCAGGAGTACGGTGTCCGGGGCGTCCCCCAGATCAACGTCAACGGGTCCGACGGCGAGTTCACGGGGAACCTCCCGCCCCAGCAGTTCCTCTCGGAAGTCAAAAACGCGCTGTAG
- a CDS encoding metallophosphoesterase family protein, translating into MRLGVLSDIHGNLPALESVLSDMPDVHAVACAGDIVGYNPWPAECLNRVRELEVPTVLGNHDREVARGGGFGFNSMATAGVKYAREVLDDDDREWLGALPTHRTEFDGRVQIVHGHPDDPDRYTYPDEFSAQMLEGNGAEDGTGRDPDVLVLGHTHVQGHRVFEEGVVMNPGSVGQPRDGDPRAAYAVLELGDPEDPTDTGTPGEVPTVAEHRVEYDVETVVDAVEEAGLPKRIGTRLREGR; encoded by the coding sequence ATGCGACTCGGCGTGCTCTCCGACATCCACGGCAACCTGCCGGCCCTCGAATCTGTGCTCTCGGATATGCCCGACGTGCACGCGGTCGCCTGCGCGGGCGACATCGTTGGCTACAACCCCTGGCCTGCGGAGTGCCTGAATCGGGTCCGCGAACTAGAGGTGCCGACGGTGCTCGGCAACCACGACCGCGAGGTCGCCCGCGGCGGGGGATTCGGCTTCAACTCGATGGCGACGGCGGGCGTAAAGTACGCCCGCGAGGTGCTCGATGACGACGACCGGGAGTGGCTCGGGGCGTTGCCGACCCACCGGACCGAGTTCGACGGCCGGGTGCAGATTGTCCACGGCCACCCGGACGATCCGGATCGCTACACCTACCCAGACGAGTTCTCGGCGCAAATGCTCGAGGGGAACGGCGCAGAAGACGGGACGGGACGTGATCCCGACGTGCTCGTGCTCGGCCACACCCACGTGCAAGGCCACCGTGTCTTCGAGGAGGGTGTGGTGATGAACCCCGGCAGCGTCGGCCAGCCCCGCGACGGCGACCCCCGGGCGGCGTACGCCGTGCTGGAACTCGGTGATCCCGAGGATCCGACGGACACGGGGACGCCGGGGGAGGTGCCGACCGTGGCGGAGCACCGCGTCGAGTACGATGTCGAGACCGTCGTCGACGCCGTCGAGGAAGCGGGGCTCCCGAAGCGGATCGGAACGCGGCTGCGCGAAGGGCGGTGA
- a CDS encoding type II toxin-antitoxin system VapC family toxin: MIFLDSWVWLEYIFSGDRANRAEGVIERANSPAEGGLIAPTVLTEVSYRVRIVEDAEIAEEAIHAIRDFEYIESMPLIDEIATYAAELRFKYYEPGERELSYADVIHLATAVVHDDCSVLYSGDPDFEGLDEIETVVL, from the coding sequence GTGATCTTCCTCGATTCGTGGGTGTGGCTCGAATACATCTTCAGTGGAGACAGAGCAAACAGAGCCGAGGGGGTCATCGAACGCGCAAACAGTCCAGCGGAGGGGGGACTCATTGCACCGACTGTTCTCACGGAGGTCTCGTACCGGGTCCGCATCGTCGAGGACGCAGAGATTGCCGAAGAAGCGATCCACGCGATTCGAGATTTCGAATATATCGAGAGTATGCCGCTCATCGACGAGATCGCAACGTACGCAGCAGAACTTCGCTTCAAATACTATGAACCGGGAGAACGGGAGTTGTCGTACGCGGACGTGATACATCTTGCAACCGCGGTCGTTCACGACGACTGCAGCGTGCTCTATTCCGGCGATCCGGATTTCGAGGGCCTCGACGAGATAGAAACGGTCGTCCTGTGA
- a CDS encoding AbrB/MazE/SpoVT family DNA-binding domain-containing protein — translation MSLSAEGTVTSKGQVTIPKRIRDELGLSAGTKVEFVLDEDGTIRVRPKEPPLQRLRDVKERLAAHEVDIEKMRRESKDEWSSHLEADDT, via the coding sequence ATGTCTCTTTCAGCGGAAGGAACGGTGACGAGCAAAGGGCAGGTGACGATCCCGAAACGCATTCGCGACGAGCTCGGACTCAGTGCCGGGACGAAAGTGGAATTCGTTCTCGATGAGGACGGGACGATTCGGGTTCGACCGAAAGAACCCCCACTCCAGCGGCTTCGCGACGTCAAGGAGCGCCTGGCTGCCCACGAAGTCGATATCGAGAAAATGCGGCGGGAATCGAAAGACGAGTGGAGTTCGCATCTCGAGGCCGACGACACGTGA
- a CDS encoding IMP cyclohydrolase — protein sequence MYVGRFLVVGPGIGGYRVSSRSFPNRQVIERDGTLTISPTPDAPETDNPYIAYNCVRSVTPGDATDRTAGTELAVVGNGSHVDPITEKLSLGYPARDALASSLLALDFEKDDYDTPRIAGVVGAETAHVGTVRRDALVVREVAEPTLVATYERDDPEPWKLASTTADGVARELYESDFEHAVCAAGVTVDATDGDGEGATPGGVTIKTAIENGT from the coding sequence ATGTATGTCGGACGGTTCCTCGTTGTTGGCCCCGGAATCGGCGGGTATCGGGTATCCTCGCGGTCGTTCCCGAACCGCCAGGTCATTGAGCGCGACGGCACGCTTACGATCTCGCCGACCCCCGACGCTCCCGAAACGGACAACCCCTATATCGCCTACAACTGCGTCCGGTCGGTGACCCCGGGTGATGCGACCGACCGAACGGCTGGAACCGAACTGGCAGTCGTCGGCAACGGCTCACATGTCGACCCGATTACCGAGAAGCTCTCGCTGGGGTACCCTGCCCGCGACGCGCTCGCGAGTTCATTGCTCGCGCTGGACTTCGAGAAAGACGACTACGATACCCCTCGGATCGCCGGCGTCGTCGGCGCCGAGACCGCCCATGTCGGGACCGTGCGGCGCGACGCGCTGGTCGTCCGCGAGGTGGCCGAGCCGACGCTTGTGGCCACCTACGAGCGCGACGACCCCGAACCGTGGAAGCTGGCGTCGACGACGGCCGACGGCGTCGCACGCGAACTGTACGAGTCCGATTTCGAGCACGCCGTGTGTGCCGCCGGGGTGACGGTCGATGCGACAGATGGGGACGGCGAGGGGGCGACGCCTGGGGGCGTGACTATCAAAACCGCAATCGAGAACGGCACCTAA
- a CDS encoding ethylbenzene dehydrogenase-related protein produces the protein MANDPATDPDEILDDSDAEEIEQELDGKLTLPNEVSKTHRRRVLAALGGAAIAGFAGCVGEEDPEPEETPTPEPTPTPDEETPTPTPEEEPVFERPDYTQIDHMAVDWAPKDWVKDLDVQVAYNDDEIRFRFEWDWDVKNGWFHDVFVYEDGEWVRYGEPNPGAPDPDYGFGDNFSGFTEDRLSFLVDDGSVKGFEQFGGWLTVHEGTRTLPGAVEGDEVEDHPHHGDVLGNDDVRKYIPQSREGEWWENDWDAVKDQEELDEMLENGEFLDMPMMRAHRGAPGGYGTVHCILDHRHGAMDEPSTRIRNSQGITDDGHPEYMFDPDVVEGGTLDLQEIYDGEVLQTDTHALIQGENMVEFDPDEADVSEGAVIPRRYNRPDEVEGPGALWRVDATWENDTWTVEMWRPLESGYAGEQDFEPGEVYDWSPAVHGGGAQRWHWVGYPYKLGLGVDPDHPHTEEAEIVAEEFDGDEPDWGAVDTYTVPLMYPGQTDWTWLTSGEHPRVDEVRNADIAIWEYHSFAAEDPEDFAARMIDLEEAEAPRK, from the coding sequence ATGGCAAACGACCCTGCGACAGATCCAGACGAAATCCTCGACGACTCAGATGCCGAGGAGATCGAACAGGAACTCGACGGAAAGCTCACGCTTCCGAACGAAGTATCCAAAACCCATCGACGCCGCGTCCTCGCGGCACTCGGCGGTGCGGCGATCGCCGGGTTTGCGGGCTGTGTAGGCGAAGAGGATCCGGAACCCGAAGAGACGCCGACGCCGGAGCCGACGCCGACGCCGGACGAGGAGACGCCGACACCGACTCCTGAAGAGGAACCCGTATTTGAGCGGCCGGACTACACCCAAATCGACCACATGGCGGTCGACTGGGCTCCGAAGGACTGGGTAAAGGACCTTGACGTACAGGTCGCGTACAACGACGACGAGATCCGGTTCCGCTTCGAGTGGGACTGGGACGTCAAGAACGGCTGGTTCCACGACGTGTTCGTCTATGAGGACGGCGAGTGGGTCCGCTACGGCGAACCCAATCCGGGCGCACCCGATCCCGACTACGGATTCGGTGACAACTTCTCGGGGTTCACCGAGGACCGACTCTCGTTCCTCGTCGACGACGGCAGCGTGAAAGGGTTCGAACAGTTCGGCGGCTGGCTCACGGTCCACGAGGGGACCCGAACGCTTCCCGGCGCCGTGGAGGGTGACGAAGTCGAAGACCATCCCCACCACGGCGACGTGCTGGGCAACGACGACGTCCGCAAGTACATCCCACAGTCCCGTGAGGGCGAGTGGTGGGAGAACGACTGGGACGCCGTCAAGGACCAGGAGGAACTCGACGAGATGCTGGAGAACGGAGAGTTCCTCGACATGCCGATGATGCGAGCCCACCGTGGTGCCCCCGGCGGATACGGAACGGTTCATTGCATCCTCGATCACCGTCACGGCGCAATGGACGAACCATCCACCCGGATACGGAACAGCCAGGGCATCACCGACGACGGTCATCCGGAGTACATGTTCGATCCAGACGTCGTGGAGGGTGGAACGCTCGACCTGCAGGAGATCTATGACGGCGAGGTGCTGCAGACCGACACTCACGCATTGATCCAGGGCGAGAACATGGTCGAGTTCGATCCGGACGAGGCGGACGTCTCCGAGGGTGCGGTCATTCCACGGCGGTACAACCGCCCTGACGAAGTCGAGGGTCCGGGCGCGCTGTGGCGCGTCGACGCGACCTGGGAGAACGACACCTGGACCGTCGAAATGTGGCGCCCGCTGGAATCCGGCTACGCAGGCGAGCAGGACTTCGAACCGGGTGAAGTGTACGACTGGTCGCCAGCCGTCCACGGTGGGGGCGCACAGCGCTGGCACTGGGTCGGCTACCCGTACAAGCTCGGGCTCGGCGTCGATCCCGACCACCCACACACGGAAGAAGCAGAAATCGTCGCCGAAGAATTCGACGGTGACGAACCCGACTGGGGTGCCGTCGACACGTACACCGTCCCCCTGATGTACCCCGGTCAGACCGACTGGACGTGGCTCACTAGCGGGGAGCACCCCCGCGTCGACGAGGTGCGCAACGCCGACATCGCCATCTGGGAGTACCACAGCTTTGCCGCTGAGGATCCCGAGGACTTTGCCGCACGGATGATCGAC